The proteins below come from a single Oncorhynchus keta strain PuntledgeMale-10-30-2019 chromosome 32, Oket_V2, whole genome shotgun sequence genomic window:
- the LOC127914459 gene encoding uncharacterized protein LOC127914459 isoform X4 → MQVDCKRQYSGIEQHGWGMQVDCKRQYSGIEQHGWGMQVDCKRQYSGIEQHWWGMQVDCKRQYSGIEQHWWGMQVDCKRQYSGIEQHGWGMQVDCKRQYSGVEQHGWGMQVDCKRQYSGIEQHGWGMQVDCKRQYSGVEQHRWGMQVDCKRQYSGIEQHGWGMQVDCKRQYSGIEQHGWGMQVDCKRQYSGIEQHGWGMQVDCKRQYSGVEQHGWGMQVDCKRQYSGVEQHGWGMQVDCKRQYSGIEQHGWGMQVDCKRQYSGIEQHGWGMQVDCKRQYSGIEQHGWGMQVDCKRQYSGIEQHWWGMQVDCKRQYSGIEQHWWGMQVDCKRQYSGIEQHGWGMQVDCKRQYSGVEQHGWGMQVDCKRQYSGIEQHGWGMQVDCKRTNSS, encoded by the exons atgcaggtagactgtaaaagacaatacagtggtatagagcaacacgggtggggcatgcaggtagactgtaaaagacaatacagtggtatagagcaacacgggtggggcatgcag gtagactgtaaaagacaatacagtggtatagagcaacactggtggggcatgcaggtagactgtaaaagacaatacagtggtatagagcaacactggtggggcatgcaggtagactgtaaaagacaatacagtggtatagagcaacacgggtggggcatgcaggtagactgtaaaagacaatacagtggtgtagagcaacacgggtggggcatgcaggtagactgtaaaagacaatacagtggtatagagcaacacgggtggggcatgcaggtagactgtaaaagacaatacagtggtgtagagcaacacaggtggggcatgcaggtagactgtaaaagacaatacagtggtatagagcaacacgggtggggcatgcag gtagactgtaaaagacaatacagtggtatagagcaacacgggtggggcatgcaggtagactgtaaaagacaatacagtggtatagagcaacacgggtggggcatgcaggtagactgtaaaagacaatacagtggtgtagagcaacacgggtggggcatgcaggtagactgtaaaagacaatacagtggtgtagagcaacacgggtggggcatgcaggtagactgtaaaagacaatacagtggtatagagcaacacgggtggggcatgcaggtagactgtaaaagacaatacagtggtatagagcaacacgggtggggcatgcaggtagactgtaaaagacaatacagtggtatagagcaacacgggtggggcatgcaggtagactgtaaaagacaatacagtggtatagagcaacactggtggggcatgcaggtagactgtaaaagacaatacagtggtatagagcaacactggtggggcatgcaggtagactgtaaaagacaatacagtggtatagagcaacacgggtggggcatgcaggtagactgtaaaagacaatacagtggtgtagagcaacacgggtggggcatgcaggtagactgtaaaagacaatacagtggtatagagcaacacgggtggggcatgcaggtagaCTGTAAAAGGACTAACAGTTCTTAA
- the LOC127914459 gene encoding uncharacterized protein LOC127914459 isoform X8, with protein sequence MQVDCKRQYSGIEQHGWGMQVDCKRQYSGIEQHGWGMQVDCKRQYSGIEQHWWGMQVDCKRQYSGIEQHWWGMQVDCKRQYSGIEQHGWGMQVDCKRQYSGVEQHGWGMQVDCKRQYSGIEQHGWGMQVDCKRQYSGVEQHRWGMQVDCKRQYSGIEQHGWGMQVDCKRQYSGIEQHGWGMQVDCKRQYSGVEQHGWGMQVDCKRQYSGVEQHGWGMQVDCKRQYSGIEQHGWGMQVDCKRQYSGIEQHGWGMQVDCKRQYSGIEQHGWGMQVDCKRQYSGIEQHWWGMQVDCKRQYSGIEQHWWGMQVDCKRQYSGIEQHGWGMQVDCKRQYSGVEQHGWGMQVDCKRQYSGIEQHGWGMQVDCKRTNSS encoded by the exons atgcaggtagactgtaaaagacaatacagtggtatagagcaacacgggtggggcatgcaggtagactgtaaaagacaatacagtggtatagagcaacacgggtggggcatgcag gtagactgtaaaagacaatacagtggtatagagcaacactggtggggcatgcaggtagactgtaaaagacaatacagtggtatagagcaacactggtggggcatgcaggtagactgtaaaagacaatacagtggtatagagcaacacgggtggggcatgcaggtagactgtaaaagacaatacagtggtgtagagcaacacgggtggggcatgcaggtagactgtaaaagacaatacagtggtatagagcaacacgggtggggcatgcaggtagactgtaaaagacaatacagtggtgtagagcaacacaggtggggcatgcag gtagactgtaaaagacaatacagtggtatagagcaacacgggtggggcatgcaggtagactgtaaaagacaatacagtggtatagagcaacacgggtggggcatgcaggtagactgtaaaagacaatacagtggtgtagagcaacacgggtggggcatgcaggtagactgtaaaagacaatacagtggtgtagagcaacacgggtggggcatgcaggtagactgtaaaagacaatacagtggtatagagcaacacgggtggggcatgcaggtagactgtaaaagacaatacagtggtatagagcaacacgggtggggcatgcaggtagactgtaaaagacaatacagtggtatagagcaacacgggtggggcatgcaggtagactgtaaaagacaatacagtggtatagagcaacactggtggggcatgcaggtagactgtaaaagacaatacagtggtatagagcaacactggtggggcatgcaggtagactgtaaaagacaatacagtggtatagagcaacacgggtggggcatgcaggtagactgtaaaagacaatacagtggtgtagagcaacacgggtggggcatgcaggtagactgtaaaagacaatacagtggtatagagcaacacgggtggggcatgcaggtagaCTGTAAAAGGACTAACAGTTCTTAA
- the LOC127914459 gene encoding uncharacterized protein LOC127914459 isoform X25 gives MQVDCKRQYSGIEQHGWGMQVDCKRQYSGIEQHGWGMQVDCKRQYSGIEQHWWGMQVDCKRQYSGIEQHWWGMQVDCKRQYSGIEQHGWGMQVDCKRQYSGVEQHRWGMQVDCKRQYSGIEQHGWGMQVDCKRQYSGIEQHGWGMQVDCKRQYSGVEQHGWGMQVDCKRQYSGVEQHGWGMQVDCKRQYSGIEQHGWGMQVDCKRQYSGIEQHGWGMQVDCKRQYSGIEQHGWGMQVDCKRQYSGIEQHWWGMQVDCKRQYSGIEQHWWGMQVDCKRQYSGIEQHGWGMQVDCKRQYSGVEQHGWGMQVDCKRQYSGIEQHGWGMQVDCKRTNSS, from the exons atgcaggtagactgtaaaagacaatacagtggtatagagcaacacgggtggggcatgcaggtagactgtaaaagacaatacagtggtatagagcaacacgggtggggcatgcag gtagactgtaaaagacaatacagtggtatagagcaacactggtggggcatgcaggtagactgtaaaagacaatacagtggtatagagcaacactggtggggcatgcaggtagactgtaaaagacaatacagtggtatagagcaacacgggtggggcatgcag gtagactgtaaaagacaatacagtggtgtagagcaacacaggtggggcatgcag gtagactgtaaaagacaatacagtggtatagagcaacacgggtggggcatgcaggtagactgtaaaagacaatacagtggtatagagcaacacgggtggggcatgcaggtagactgtaaaagacaatacagtggtgtagagcaacacgggtggggcatgcaggtagactgtaaaagacaatacagtggtgtagagcaacacgggtggggcatgcaggtagactgtaaaagacaatacagtggtatagagcaacacgggtggggcatgcaggtagactgtaaaagacaatacagtggtatagagcaacacgggtggggcatgcaggtagactgtaaaagacaatacagtggtatagagcaacacgggtggggcatgcaggtagactgtaaaagacaatacagtggtatagagcaacactggtggggcatgcaggtagactgtaaaagacaatacagtggtatagagcaacactggtggggcatgcaggtagactgtaaaagacaatacagtggtatagagcaacacgggtggggcatgcaggtagactgtaaaagacaatacagtggtgtagagcaacacgggtggggcatgcaggtagactgtaaaagacaatacagtggtatagagcaacacgggtggggcatgcaggtagaCTGTAAAAGGACTAACAGTTCTTAA
- the LOC127914459 gene encoding uncharacterized protein LOC127914459 isoform X22 — protein MQVDCKRQYSGIEQHGWGMQVDCKRQYSGIEQHGWGMQVDCKRQYSGIEQHWWGMQVDCKRQYSGIEQHWWGMQVDCKRQYSGIEQHGWGMQVDCKRQYSGVEQHGWGMQVDCKRQYSGIEQHGWGMQVDCKRQYSGVEQHRWGMQVDCKRQYSGIEQHGWGMQVDCKRQYSGVEQHGWGMQVDCKRQYSGIEQHGWGMQVDCKRQYSGIEQHGWGMQVDCKRQYSGIEQHGWGMQVDCKRQYSGIEQHWWGMQVDCKRQYSGIEQHWWGMQVDCKRQYSGIEQHGWGMQVDCKRQYSGVEQHGWGMQVDCKRQYSGIEQHGWGMQVDCKRTNSS, from the exons atgcaggtagactgtaaaagacaatacagtggtatagagcaacacgggtggggcatgcaggtagactgtaaaagacaatacagtggtatagagcaacacgggtggggcatgcag gtagactgtaaaagacaatacagtggtatagagcaacactggtggggcatgcaggtagactgtaaaagacaatacagtggtatagagcaacactggtggggcatgcaggtagactgtaaaagacaatacagtggtatagagcaacacgggtggggcatgcaggtagactgtaaaagacaatacagtggtgtagagcaacacgggtggggcatgcaggtagactgtaaaagacaatacagtggtatagagcaacacgggtggggcatgcaggtagactgtaaaagacaatacagtggtgtagagcaacacaggtggggcatgcaggtagactgtaaaagacaatacagtggtatagagcaacacgggtggggcatgcag gtagactgtaaaagacaatacagtggtgtagagcaacacgggtggggcatgcaggtagactgtaaaagacaatacagtggtatagagcaacacgggtggggcatgcaggtagactgtaaaagacaatacagtggtatagagcaacacgggtggggcatgcaggtagactgtaaaagacaatacagtggtatagagcaacacgggtggggcatgcaggtagactgtaaaagacaatacagtggtatagagcaacactggtggggcatgcaggtagactgtaaaagacaatacagtggtatagagcaacactggtggggcatgcaggtagactgtaaaagacaatacagtggtatagagcaacacgggtggggcatgcaggtagactgtaaaagacaatacagtggtgtagagcaacacgggtggggcatgcaggtagactgtaaaagacaatacagtggtatagagcaacacgggtggggcatgcaggtagaCTGTAAAAGGACTAACAGTTCTTAA
- the LOC127914459 gene encoding uncharacterized protein LOC127914459 isoform X9, with the protein MQVDCKRQYSGIEQHGWGMQVDCKRQYSGIEQHGWGMQVDCKRQYSGIEQHWWGMQVDCKRQYSGIEQHWWGMQVDCKRQYSGIEQHGWGMQVDCKRQYSGVEQHGWGMQVDCKRQYSGIEQHGWGMQVDCKRQYSGVEQHRWGMQVDCKRQYSGIEQHGWGMQVDCKRQYSGVEQHGWGMQVDCKRQYSGIEQHGWGMQVDCKRQYSGVEQHGWGMQVDCKRQYSGIEQHGWGMQVDCKRQYSGIEQHGWGMQVDCKRQYSGIEQHGWGMQVDCKRQYSGIEQHWWGMQVDCKRQYSGIEQHWWGMQVDCKRQYSGIEQHGWGMQVDCKRQYSGVEQHGWGMQVDCKRQYSGIEQHGWGMQVDCKRTNSS; encoded by the exons atgcaggtagactgtaaaagacaatacagtggtatagagcaacacgggtggggcatgcaggtagactgtaaaagacaatacagtggtatagagcaacacgggtggggcatgcag gtagactgtaaaagacaatacagtggtatagagcaacactggtggggcatgcaggtagactgtaaaagacaatacagtggtatagagcaacactggtggggcatgcaggtagactgtaaaagacaatacagtggtatagagcaacacgggtggggcatgcaggtagactgtaaaagacaatacagtggtgtagagcaacacgggtggggcatgcaggtagactgtaaaagacaatacagtggtatagagcaacacgggtggggcatgcaggtagactgtaaaagacaatacagtggtgtagagcaacacaggtggggcatgcaggtagactgtaaaagacaatacagtggtatagagcaacacgg gtggggcatgcaggtagactgtaaaagacaatacagtggtgtagagcaacacgggtggggcatgcaggtagactgtaaaagacaatacagtggtatagagcaacacgggtggggcatgcag gtagactgtaaaagacaatacagtggtgtagagcaacacgggtggggcatgcaggtagactgtaaaagacaatacagtggtatagagcaacacgggtggggcatgcaggtagactgtaaaagacaatacagtggtatagagcaacacgggtggggcatgcaggtagactgtaaaagacaatacagtggtatagagcaacacgggtggggcatgcaggtagactgtaaaagacaatacagtggtatagagcaacactggtggggcatgcaggtagactgtaaaagacaatacagtggtatagagcaacactggtggggcatgcaggtagactgtaaaagacaatacagtggtatagagcaacacgggtggggcatgcaggtagactgtaaaagacaatacagtggtgtagagcaacacgggtggggcatgcaggtagactgtaaaagacaatacagtggtatagagcaacacgggtggggcatgcaggtagaCTGTAAAAGGACTAACAGTTCTTAA
- the LOC127914459 gene encoding uncharacterized protein LOC127914459 isoform X27, producing MQVDCKRQYSGIEQHGWGMQVDCKRQYSGIEQHGWGMQVDCKRQYSGIEQHWWGMQVDCKRQYSGIEQHWWGMQVDCKRQYSGIEQHGWGMQVDCKRQYSGVEQHGWGMQVDCKRQYSGIEQHGWGMQVDCKRQYSGVEQHRWGMQVDCKRQYSGIEQHGWGMQVDCKRQYSGVEQHGWGMQVDCKRQYSGIEQHGWGMQVDCKRQYSGVEQHGWGMQVDCKRQYSGIEQHWWGMQVDCKRQYSGIEQHWWGMQVDCKRQYSGIEQHGWGMQVDCKRQYSGVEQHGWGMQVDCKRQYSGIEQHGWGMQVDCKRTNSS from the exons atgcaggtagactgtaaaagacaatacagtggtatagagcaacacgggtggggcatgcaggtagactgtaaaagacaatacagtggtatagagcaacacgggtggggcatgcag gtagactgtaaaagacaatacagtggtatagagcaacactggtggggcatgcaggtagactgtaaaagacaatacagtggtatagagcaacactggtggggcatgcaggtagactgtaaaagacaatacagtggtatagagcaacacgggtggggcatgcaggtagactgtaaaagacaatacagtggtgtagagcaacacgggtggggcatgcaggtagactgtaaaagacaatacagtggtatagagcaacacgggtggggcatgcaggtagactgtaaaagacaatacagtggtgtagagcaacacaggtggggcatgcaggtagactgtaaaagacaatacagtggtatagagcaacacgg gtggggcatgcaggtagactgtaaaagacaatacagtggtgtagagcaacacgggtggggcatgcaggtagactgtaaaagacaatacagtggtatagagcaacacgggtggggcatgcag gtagactgtaaaagacaatacagtggtgtagagcaacacgggtggggcatgcag gtagactgtaaaagacaatacagtggtatagagcaacactggtggggcatgcaggtagactgtaaaagacaatacagtggtatagagcaacactggtggggcatgcaggtagactgtaaaagacaatacagtggtatagagcaacacgggtggggcatgcaggtagactgtaaaagacaatacagtggtgtagagcaacacgggtggggcatgcaggtagactgtaaaagacaatacagtggtatagagcaacacgggtggggcatgcaggtagaCTGTAAAAGGACTAACAGTTCTTAA
- the LOC127914459 gene encoding uncharacterized protein LOC127914459 isoform X28 → MQVDCKRQYSGIEQHGWGMQVDCKRQYSGIEQHGWGMQVDCKRQYSGIEQHWWGMQVDCKRQYSGVEQHGWGMQVDCKRQYSGVEQHGWGMQVDCKRQYSGIEQHGWGMQVDCKRQYSGIEQHGWGMQVDCKRQYSGVEQHGWGMQVDCKRQYSGVEQHGWGMQVDCKRQYSGIEQHGWGMQVDCKRQYSGIEQHGWGMQVDCKRQYSGIEQHGWGMQVDCKRQYSGIEQHWWGMQVDCKRQYSGIEQHWWGMQVDCKRQYSGIEQHGWGMQVDCKRQYSGVEQHGWGMQVDCKRQYSGIEQHGWGMQVDCKRTNSS, encoded by the exons atgcaggtagactgtaaaagacaatacagtggtatagagcaacacgggtggggcatgcaggtagactgtaaaagacaatacagtggtatagagcaacacgggtggggcatgcag gtagactgtaaaagacaatacagtggtatagagcaacactggtggggcatgcag gtagactgtaaaagacaatacagtggtgtagagcaacacgg gtggggcatgcaggtagactgtaaaagacaatacagtggtgtagagcaacacgggtggggcatgcaggtagactgtaaaagacaatacagtggtatagagcaacacgggtggggcatgcaggtagactgtaaaagacaatacagtggtatagagcaacacgggtggggcatgcaggtagactgtaaaagacaatacagtggtgtagagcaacacgggtggggcatgcaggtagactgtaaaagacaatacagtggtgtagagcaacacgggtggggcatgcaggtagactgtaaaagacaatacagtggtatagagcaacacgggtggggcatgcaggtagactgtaaaagacaatacagtggtatagagcaacacgggtggggcatgcaggtagactgtaaaagacaatacagtggtatagagcaacacgggtggggcatgcaggtagactgtaaaagacaatacagtggtatagagcaacactggtggggcatgcaggtagactgtaaaagacaatacagtggtatagagcaacactggtggggcatgcaggtagactgtaaaagacaatacagtggtatagagcaacacgggtggggcatgcaggtagactgtaaaagacaatacagtggtgtagagcaacacgggtggggcatgcaggtagactgtaaaagacaatacagtggtatagagcaacacgggtggggcatgcaggtagaCTGTAAAAGGACTAACAGTTCTTAA
- the LOC127914459 gene encoding uncharacterized protein LOC127914459 isoform X10, which produces MQVDCKRQYSGIEQHGWGMQVDCKRQYSGIEQHGWGMQVDCKRQYSGIEQHWWGMQVDCKRQYSGIEQHWWGMQVDCKRQYSGIEQHGWGMQVDCKRQYSGVEQHGWGMQVDCKRQYSGIEQHGWGMQVDCKRQYSGVEQHRWGMQVDCKRQYSGIEQHGWGMQVDCKRQYSGVEQHGWGMQVDCKRQYSGIEQHGWGMQVDCKRQYSGIEQHGWGMQVDCKRQYSGVEQHGWGMQVDCKRQYSGIEQHGWGMQVDCKRQYSGIEQHGWGMQVDCKRQYSGIEQHWWGMQVDCKRQYSGIEQHWWGMQVDCKRQYSGIEQHGWGMQVDCKRQYSGVEQHGWGMQVDCKRQYSGIEQHGWGMQVDCKRTNSS; this is translated from the exons atgcaggtagactgtaaaagacaatacagtggtatagagcaacacgggtggggcatgcaggtagactgtaaaagacaatacagtggtatagagcaacacgggtggggcatgcag gtagactgtaaaagacaatacagtggtatagagcaacactggtggggcatgcaggtagactgtaaaagacaatacagtggtatagagcaacactggtggggcatgcaggtagactgtaaaagacaatacagtggtatagagcaacacgggtggggcatgcaggtagactgtaaaagacaatacagtggtgtagagcaacacgggtggggcatgcaggtagactgtaaaagacaatacagtggtatagagcaacacgggtggggcatgcaggtagactgtaaaagacaatacagtggtgtagagcaacacaggtggggcatgcaggtagactgtaaaagacaatacagtggtatagagcaacacgg gtggggcatgcaggtagactgtaaaagacaatacagtggtgtagagcaacacgggtggggcatgcaggtagactgtaaaagacaatacagtggtatagagcaacacgggtggggcatgcaggtagactgtaaaagacaatacagtggtatagagcaacacgggtggggcatgcaggtagactgtaaaagacaatacagtggtgtagagcaacacgggtggggcatgcag gtagactgtaaaagacaatacagtggtatagagcaacacgggtggggcatgcaggtagactgtaaaagacaatacagtggtatagagcaacacgggtggggcatgcaggtagactgtaaaagacaatacagtggtatagagcaacactggtggggcatgcaggtagactgtaaaagacaatacagtggtatagagcaacactggtggggcatgcaggtagactgtaaaagacaatacagtggtatagagcaacacgggtggggcatgcaggtagactgtaaaagacaatacagtggtgtagagcaacacgggtggggcatgcaggtagactgtaaaagacaatacagtggtatagagcaacacgggtggggcatgcaggtagaCTGTAAAAGGACTAACAGTTCTTAA
- the LOC127914459 gene encoding uncharacterized protein LOC127914459 isoform X15, with the protein MQVDCKRQYSGIEQHGWGMQVDCKRQYSGIEQHGWGMQVDCKRQYSGIEQHWWGMQVDCKRQYSGIEQHWWGMQVDCKRQYSGIEQHGWGMQVDCKRQYSGVEQHGWGMQVDCKRQYSGIEQHGWGMQVDCKRQYSGVEQHRWGMQVDCKRQYSGIEQHGWGMQVDCKRQYSGVEQHGWGMQVDCKRQYSGIEQHGWGMQVDCKRQYSGIEQHGWGMQVDCKRQYSGVEQHGWGMQVDCKRQYSGIEQHGWGMQVDCKRQYSGIEQHWWGMQVDCKRQYSGIEQHWWGMQVDCKRQYSGIEQHGWGMQVDCKRQYSGVEQHGWGMQVDCKRQYSGIEQHGWGMQVDCKRTNSS; encoded by the exons atgcaggtagactgtaaaagacaatacagtggtatagagcaacacgggtggggcatgcaggtagactgtaaaagacaatacagtggtatagagcaacacgggtggggcatgcag gtagactgtaaaagacaatacagtggtatagagcaacactggtggggcatgcaggtagactgtaaaagacaatacagtggtatagagcaacactggtggggcatgcaggtagactgtaaaagacaatacagtggtatagagcaacacgggtggggcatgcaggtagactgtaaaagacaatacagtggtgtagagcaacacgggtggggcatgcaggtagactgtaaaagacaatacagtggtatagagcaacacgggtggggcatgcaggtagactgtaaaagacaatacagtggtgtagagcaacacaggtggggcatgcaggtagactgtaaaagacaatacagtggtatagagcaacacgg gtggggcatgcaggtagactgtaaaagacaatacagtggtgtagagcaacacgggtggggcatgcaggtagactgtaaaagacaatacagtggtatagagcaacacgggtggggcatgcaggtagactgtaaaagacaatacagtggtatagagcaacacgggtggggcatgcaggtagactgtaaaagacaatacagtggtgtagagcaacacgggtggggcatgcag gtagactgtaaaagacaatacagtggtatagagcaacacgggtggggcatgcaggtagactgtaaaagacaatacagtggtatagagcaacactggtggggcatgcaggtagactgtaaaagacaatacagtggtatagagcaacactggtggggcatgcaggtagactgtaaaagacaatacagtggtatagagcaacacgggtggggcatgcaggtagactgtaaaagacaatacagtggtgtagagcaacacgggtggggcatgcaggtagactgtaaaagacaatacagtggtatagagcaacacgggtggggcatgcaggtagaCTGTAAAAGGACTAACAGTTCTTAA